The Rhizobium sp. BT03 genome has a window encoding:
- a CDS encoding beta-galactosidase, which yields MSDKTLSVWNPVKTDRFLVGAPHYPEHVDESYWERDAERMAKAGFNVVRMAEFAWHILEPRLGTFDFDLFDRAISILARHGIDTIMCTPTATPPRWLTAAHPEILRVDGKGRPMSHGSRQHCDTASPVFREHSKRITGAMAEHYRGNPHVVGWQTDNELNTSMPESFSQATLSEFQAFLADKYREIAKLNRAWGGDFWATAYDSFDQVVLPIEFGPTFPSPGHLQDYHRFLAFSTARFQHDQVEILRAVKPGWFVFHNLGGLRDIDFRGQFSKDLDFVGYDIYPMLYDEFMRLGNHAKVQALHLDICRGFSGNYIVPEQQSGFGSQPGFCTLTPEPGELRRMALSSVAHGADGLMFFRWRPAHFGAEIYWMGIIDHDDIGRHRYEEAKRFATEMIALQPKILGTYVRMDVGIAGSDFDNQEAHKTYPIGLPSPQDDAILMHQYCYDRGIACGFIHPEDDLSRLKLFYVPHWVMWKDEWTARLEAFAASGGTVVIGARTGTRNEDNHVIRETAPGTALSKLTGVRVEDFGRLAAPGANGLFDVMERSGGLVIPPNKPAESNRRQRRFKLGNRELTAGHFYENLTVDSDVEVIAAWSNRYAEGQAMATSRKVGKGQVVYLGTYLTPELTEALTERLFPQAGIEPLVGGLPEGVEVTMRMNAERRLLFVQNYTDQAVSVGGVPAGRDLLDGEKPVRGTLELGGYGCAIVELER from the coding sequence GTGTCCGACAAGACCCTCTCCGTATGGAACCCCGTCAAGACCGACCGCTTCCTGGTCGGTGCGCCGCATTATCCCGAGCATGTCGATGAAAGCTATTGGGAGCGCGATGCCGAGCGCATGGCCAAGGCCGGCTTCAACGTGGTGCGTATGGCCGAATTCGCCTGGCATATTCTGGAACCCAGGCTCGGCACCTTCGATTTCGATCTGTTCGACCGCGCCATATCAATCCTCGCGCGCCACGGCATCGATACGATCATGTGCACGCCGACGGCCACACCGCCGCGCTGGCTGACGGCAGCTCACCCTGAAATTTTAAGGGTCGACGGCAAGGGCCGTCCGATGAGCCACGGCTCGCGCCAGCATTGCGATACGGCAAGCCCTGTCTTTCGCGAGCACAGCAAGCGCATCACAGGGGCGATGGCCGAGCATTATCGCGGCAATCCCCATGTCGTCGGCTGGCAGACCGATAACGAGCTGAACACCAGCATGCCGGAGAGCTTTTCCCAGGCGACGCTCAGCGAATTCCAGGCCTTCCTCGCCGATAAATACCGCGAGATCGCCAAGCTCAACCGCGCCTGGGGCGGCGATTTCTGGGCGACGGCCTATGACAGCTTCGATCAGGTGGTGCTGCCGATCGAGTTTGGCCCGACCTTCCCGAGCCCCGGCCACCTGCAGGATTATCACCGCTTCCTCGCCTTCTCCACCGCCCGCTTCCAGCACGATCAGGTCGAGATCCTGCGCGCGGTGAAACCCGGCTGGTTCGTCTTCCACAATCTCGGCGGCCTGCGAGACATCGATTTCCGCGGCCAGTTCAGCAAGGATCTCGATTTCGTCGGCTACGACATCTATCCGATGCTCTATGACGAATTCATGCGGCTCGGCAACCACGCCAAGGTGCAGGCGCTGCATCTCGATATCTGCCGCGGTTTCTCCGGCAATTACATCGTGCCCGAGCAGCAGTCTGGCTTCGGCAGCCAGCCGGGCTTCTGCACGCTGACGCCGGAGCCGGGGGAACTACGCCGCATGGCGCTTTCCTCCGTCGCGCACGGGGCCGACGGCCTGATGTTCTTCCGCTGGCGCCCGGCCCATTTCGGCGCCGAGATCTACTGGATGGGCATCATCGACCATGACGATATCGGCCGCCATCGTTATGAGGAGGCCAAGCGCTTCGCGACCGAGATGATCGCGCTGCAGCCGAAAATCCTCGGCACCTATGTGCGCATGGATGTCGGCATCGCCGGCTCCGATTTCGACAATCAGGAAGCCCACAAGACCTATCCGATCGGCCTGCCGAGCCCGCAGGACGATGCGATCCTCATGCATCAATATTGTTATGACCGCGGCATCGCCTGCGGCTTCATCCATCCCGAGGACGATCTTTCCAGGCTGAAGCTCTTCTATGTGCCCCACTGGGTGATGTGGAAGGACGAATGGACGGCAAGGCTCGAAGCCTTCGCGGCCTCCGGCGGCACCGTCGTCATCGGCGCGCGCACCGGCACCCGCAATGAAGACAACCATGTCATCCGCGAAACCGCGCCGGGCACTGCACTTTCGAAGCTCACCGGCGTGCGCGTCGAGGATTTCGGCCGCTTGGCCGCCCCCGGCGCCAACGGCCTCTTCGACGTGATGGAACGCTCCGGCGGCCTCGTCATCCCGCCGAACAAACCGGCCGAAAGCAACCGCCGCCAGCGCCGCTTCAAGCTCGGCAACCGCGAACTGACCGCCGGCCACTTCTACGAAAACCTGACCGTCGACAGCGACGTCGAGGTGATCGCCGCCTGGTCCAACCGCTACGCCGAGGGCCAGGCGATGGCAACCTCCCGCAAGGTCGGCAAGGGGCAGGTGGTCTATCTCGGCACCTACCTCACGCCTGAACTGACCGAGGCGCTCACCGAACGCCTCTTCCCCCAGGCCGGCATCGAACCGCTGGTCGGCGGCTTGCCTGAAGGCGTGGAGGTGACGATGCGGATGAACGCGGAGCGGCGGCTGCTGTTTGTGCAGAATTATACGGATCAGGCTGTGTCGGTCGGCGGCGTGCCGGCGGGGCGGGATCTTCTGGACGGGGAAAAGCCGGTGAGGGGCACGCTGGAGCTTGGCGGTTATGGCTGTGCGATTGTGGAGCTGGAGAGGTGA
- a CDS encoding MFS transporter, whose translation MDINYDMRIEAKTTPWSAVICMMLTSFVLVASEFMPVSLLTPIADELASTAGQAGQAISISGFFAVITALFSNVLFARFDRRLVILCYTVVLVASGLAVTFAPNYLIFMVGRALIGVSIGGYWSLATAIIARIASGPDVPKALAMLQGGSALAAVIAAPLGSFLGSLVGWRGAFFIVVPIGIVAFIWQAIALPRMPGGQSGSLGRTFSLMGNRTFALGMTAMILFFMGQFALSTYLRPFLEDITHLGVNALSLVLLGIGLAGLAGTSLIPAVLRSHMAHVLIGFPAVLVTVALALTGLGPFALATAGLLLLWGLLTTPVPAAWTTWMTRTIPHHLEEGGAWFVALIQFAITSGAFAGGLLFDHVGWWSPFVLSAAAMAGAAVTAIGVTRAPKRASS comes from the coding sequence ATGGACATCAACTACGACATGAGAATTGAAGCCAAGACGACGCCGTGGAGTGCGGTCATCTGCATGATGCTGACCTCCTTCGTGCTCGTCGCGTCGGAATTCATGCCGGTGAGCCTGCTGACCCCGATCGCCGACGAACTGGCGAGCACCGCCGGCCAGGCAGGTCAGGCGATCTCGATCTCGGGTTTCTTCGCCGTCATCACCGCCTTGTTCAGCAACGTGTTGTTTGCGCGCTTCGACCGGCGCCTGGTGATCCTCTGCTACACCGTCGTGCTCGTGGCGTCGGGTCTGGCGGTCACCTTTGCCCCCAATTACCTCATATTCATGGTCGGCCGCGCGCTCATCGGCGTGTCGATCGGCGGCTACTGGTCCTTGGCGACGGCGATCATCGCCCGCATCGCCTCCGGTCCCGACGTGCCGAAGGCGCTGGCCATGCTGCAAGGCGGAAGCGCGCTCGCCGCAGTGATCGCCGCCCCGCTTGGAAGCTTCCTCGGCAGCCTTGTCGGATGGCGAGGCGCCTTCTTCATCGTCGTGCCGATCGGCATTGTCGCCTTCATCTGGCAGGCCATCGCCCTGCCCCGGATGCCGGGCGGCCAAAGCGGATCGCTCGGCAGGACATTCAGCCTGATGGGCAACCGCACCTTCGCCCTCGGCATGACGGCGATGATCCTGTTCTTCATGGGGCAATTCGCGCTGTCGACCTATCTCAGGCCATTTCTCGAAGACATCACCCATCTCGGGGTCAACGCGCTCTCGCTGGTGCTGCTCGGGATCGGCCTTGCCGGCCTCGCCGGAACCTCGCTGATCCCCGCCGTCCTGCGCTCGCATATGGCGCATGTGCTGATCGGTTTTCCGGCGGTGCTGGTGACCGTCGCCCTGGCGCTTACCGGCCTCGGCCCCTTCGCGCTGGCAACCGCCGGCCTGCTGCTTCTCTGGGGCCTGCTTACGACGCCGGTTCCGGCGGCATGGACGACCTGGATGACCCGGACGATCCCCCACCATCTGGAGGAAGGCGGCGCCTGGTTCGTCGCGCTCATTCAGTTTGCCATCACTTCAGGCGCATTCGCCGGCGGGTTGTTGTTCGATCATGTCGGCTGGTGGAGCCCGTTTGTGTTGAGCGCTGCGGCGATGGCGGGTGCGGCGGTGACCGCGATCGGCGTGACGCGGGCACCCAAGAGAGCCTCATCCTGA
- a CDS encoding zinc-dependent alcohol dehydrogenase family protein, giving the protein MLGTVLRAPGDIRCEEVAEPKIEKPTDAIIKLSASCVCGSDLWPYRGLQPVNAPQHMGHEYCGVVVEIGSEVRTVRPGQFVVGSFCLSDNTCPHCRYGFQSSCEHREFMSGAQAPYARIAMADGTLVATDTMPSDDLIPSLLAASDVLGTGWYAADAARVTPGCTVVVVGDGAVGLMGVLAAKQLGAGRIIAMSRHKQRQELALEYGATDIVTERGDAGVARIRELTGDVGADSVLECVGTEESMMQAINACRPGGSIGYVGVPHGVSLDGQMLFFAQKNLLGGPAPVRRFLPHLIDLILSRKINPGKVFDLEVPLADVAQGYKAMDERSAIKTLLRM; this is encoded by the coding sequence ATGCTCGGCACCGTCCTTCGCGCCCCCGGCGATATCCGCTGCGAGGAAGTCGCGGAACCGAAAATCGAGAAACCCACTGACGCGATCATCAAGCTGTCGGCGTCCTGTGTCTGCGGCTCCGACCTCTGGCCCTATCGAGGCCTTCAACCGGTAAATGCCCCGCAGCACATGGGCCACGAATATTGCGGCGTGGTCGTCGAGATCGGCAGCGAGGTCAGGACCGTCCGGCCCGGCCAGTTCGTGGTCGGCTCGTTCTGCCTGTCCGACAACACCTGCCCGCATTGCCGCTATGGCTTCCAGTCGTCATGCGAACATCGCGAATTCATGTCGGGCGCGCAGGCTCCCTATGCCCGGATCGCCATGGCCGACGGCACGCTTGTGGCGACCGACACCATGCCGTCCGATGACCTGATCCCGAGCTTGCTCGCGGCTTCGGATGTCCTTGGCACTGGTTGGTATGCGGCCGATGCCGCGCGGGTCACGCCGGGATGCACGGTGGTCGTGGTCGGCGACGGCGCGGTCGGCCTGATGGGCGTGCTCGCGGCCAAACAGCTTGGCGCCGGCCGCATCATTGCCATGAGCCGCCACAAGCAGCGCCAGGAACTGGCGCTCGAATATGGCGCGACCGACATCGTCACCGAGCGCGGCGACGCGGGTGTGGCCAGGATCAGGGAATTGACGGGTGACGTCGGCGCGGACTCGGTGCTGGAATGCGTCGGCACAGAGGAGTCGATGATGCAGGCGATCAATGCCTGCCGCCCCGGCGGCTCGATCGGCTATGTCGGCGTTCCCCATGGCGTCAGTCTCGACGGACAGATGCTGTTCTTCGCACAGAAGAACCTGTTGGGCGGCCCTGCCCCGGTTCGCCGCTTCCTGCCGCACCTGATCGATCTCATCCTGTCGCGCAAGATCAACCCCGGAAAGGTCTTCGACCTCGAAGTGCCGCTCGCCGATGTCGCCCAAGGCTACAAGGCGATGGACGAGCGCTCGGCGATCAAGACGCTTCTGCGGATGTGA
- a CDS encoding LysR family transcriptional regulator produces MARENFNELLLFLAVAEERSFTRAAAKLGVAQSTLSYAVKELEARMGLRLLTRTTRSVATTEAGERLRQSLAPRISEIEADIAALMAYRDKPAGTVKITLSNHAMESVVWPKLAPVLGEYPDIKLELSVDNSFRNIVEDGFDAGVRLGESLEKDMVAVRIGPDWRLVAVASPDYFKTRAVPTTPQELMHHNCINRRLDRVGGLYAWEFEKNDEEVRVRVEGQFTFNTDREMVAAALQGYGIAFVPESYIETHIADGRLQLFLEDWTPKFAGYYLYYPSRRQNLPAFSVIVDALRERNL; encoded by the coding sequence GTGGCCCGCGAGAATTTCAATGAACTGCTGCTCTTCCTGGCGGTGGCGGAGGAACGCAGCTTCACCAGGGCCGCGGCGAAACTGGGGGTCGCGCAATCGACGCTGAGCTACGCCGTGAAGGAACTCGAAGCGCGCATGGGGCTGCGGCTTCTCACCCGCACGACGCGGAGCGTGGCGACGACAGAGGCCGGCGAGCGTCTCCGGCAATCGCTTGCACCGCGCATTTCCGAAATCGAGGCGGATATCGCGGCATTGATGGCCTATCGCGACAAACCGGCCGGCACCGTCAAGATCACCCTTTCGAACCACGCGATGGAAAGCGTGGTCTGGCCGAAGCTCGCCCCCGTCCTTGGGGAATATCCGGATATCAAACTGGAACTCAGCGTCGACAACAGCTTCCGCAACATCGTCGAGGATGGCTTCGATGCGGGCGTGCGTCTCGGCGAGAGCCTGGAGAAGGACATGGTTGCGGTGCGGATCGGGCCGGACTGGCGGCTGGTGGCCGTCGCTTCCCCTGACTATTTCAAGACAAGAGCGGTGCCGACGACACCGCAGGAGCTCATGCATCACAACTGCATCAACAGGCGTCTCGACCGGGTGGGCGGACTGTACGCCTGGGAATTCGAAAAGAACGACGAGGAGGTCCGGGTGAGGGTGGAGGGCCAGTTCACCTTCAATACCGATCGCGAAATGGTCGCCGCGGCCCTTCAAGGCTACGGCATCGCCTTCGTTCCGGAAAGCTATATCGAAACGCATATCGCGGACGGGCGTCTCCAACTCTTCCTCGAAGACTGGACCCCCAAATTCGCCGGCTATTACCTCTATTACCCCAGCCGGCGGCAGAACCTCCCGGCCTTCTCCGTCATCGTCGATGCGCTTCGAGAGAGAAATCTCTGA
- a CDS encoding NACHT domain-containing NTPase produces the protein MDSNNFEHLVNAIAIRVLGSGVTGFGPGADGGRDGFFEGKADYPSSAEQWNGIWYIQSKFHPPHLSADPQKWLLNQIQQEITSFKSPSSRRRVPDVWIIATNIEPSGVAETGCFDAARALVAKSLPPLANRFHIWGGRKILDFLASFPDISEYYGEFLTPGHILKKLYDEMSDSRADISEIFRYVTVTQMMEQQYTKLEQAGSTVDNRPGIQRLYTDIPFKWNEFRGLAAASLSKALAQVHRTHPSMPTDDSWKLWAETPSRARAWLVKGGPGQGKSTLTQYVAQIQRAALILGAPDLAITSSQAAVAEEIRSISTKQGLWPEAPRMPVTIELKDFAFWLGQRTPTQSPRVIAYLVDRFGRDLGTTVQPGTLKRAFATSRWLFVFDGLDEVPGDVKDAVANEVVHFVDDTLVACGTDAAIVCTSRPQGYSGQFASLGGATVELATLTPEQALKCATPLLKIGRSQTDSRGFIETLREALKSPAIAEIMTTPLQAHIMAVVVRDGGRPPERRWKLFNTFYEIIKKREANRNLPDKNLATLLREGDKLLRALHNRLGFELHARAETSEGATTAIRRDTLKLIVSETVTKLQDKDVKSTVSTLMKATTERLVLVNTPENGEFVRFDIRPLQEFFAAEFLYRDGKAEHFHSRLEAIAADAHWREVMHFLISALVENGRNNELLVATSVLESIDSGEGPSRAFNRRLAKGAKIAARLLVEGVLEEDKQIRSRFLNAIIPMAGQSFPSELLTRKPQRHSLAWLQDAMLTAIREQTPAETIGAAICLGRILPDKDKRSREVSNFIEGAGSSYVAYFLYALDQNKTDYTKLSRWVCAIAVRFLMSDKWLTFPSEVIAAASHIAASQIKTLRDELNLSHSSSLANVIGAALWSSSPTRRHRTTSLEVVYGIVEMHLEPVATELEYEKWPDEIWSNFKTLPGLFSALYHAFELLRTRSIESKENFLNSIGRSYSNFSLIPYPIKNFFRENLAYKQPGDSDEINLLIESHKPGWERYGMTFTQGDNIDVIGIAQEFPTLFFHLFNDEDYKDSFLKFSNHEAFPPALTKSITASASHDVIYTWRCLKAHPALNTTENCNLILTTACGPVIRHKYRNSLRPIKINLPAETVLLPHVVGMMMDAIETENKPAYLIKEHNRLSLHTWTEQFAPSASDLKKVFSDHKRPAHIRFAALALYHFHPKRDTMDNYELFVQLYDPAHSTWMLPAIAYALFDQIQRKDAKAISAFGTLLERSADDYFGRAALASPFKAWIESSGSPVTSSQMAWVD, from the coding sequence TTGGACAGCAATAATTTCGAGCATCTGGTTAACGCAATTGCCATCCGAGTGCTTGGCTCGGGCGTCACGGGGTTCGGACCCGGAGCAGATGGCGGAAGAGATGGATTTTTCGAGGGCAAAGCAGACTACCCAAGCTCAGCTGAACAATGGAACGGAATATGGTATATCCAATCTAAGTTCCATCCACCGCACTTGTCTGCTGATCCGCAAAAGTGGCTCCTTAACCAAATTCAACAGGAAATCACCTCTTTTAAATCTCCATCATCAAGACGCAGAGTTCCCGATGTTTGGATAATCGCAACCAACATAGAGCCTTCAGGCGTCGCGGAGACGGGATGTTTTGATGCCGCGCGCGCATTGGTCGCGAAATCCCTACCACCCCTCGCCAATCGGTTCCATATCTGGGGCGGAAGAAAGATACTAGATTTCCTGGCATCATTTCCTGACATCTCCGAGTACTACGGAGAATTCCTCACACCTGGCCACATACTCAAGAAGCTATACGACGAGATGTCTGATAGTAGAGCGGATATTTCAGAAATATTTCGTTACGTCACCGTCACTCAAATGATGGAGCAACAGTACACAAAACTAGAGCAAGCTGGATCTACCGTAGACAATAGACCAGGTATACAAAGATTATACACAGATATACCTTTCAAATGGAACGAATTTAGAGGACTTGCCGCGGCGAGTTTATCTAAGGCCTTGGCTCAGGTGCACCGTACCCATCCCTCAATGCCAACTGACGACTCGTGGAAGCTGTGGGCTGAAACTCCAAGTAGAGCACGCGCGTGGCTCGTAAAAGGCGGGCCTGGCCAAGGGAAGTCCACTCTTACGCAATATGTTGCTCAAATTCAAAGAGCAGCGCTCATATTGGGGGCACCAGATCTGGCTATTACGTCGTCGCAGGCGGCCGTTGCAGAAGAAATCCGCAGTATTTCCACCAAGCAAGGTCTCTGGCCCGAGGCTCCCCGTATGCCAGTAACGATAGAACTGAAAGATTTCGCTTTCTGGCTCGGGCAGCGCACGCCAACACAAAGTCCCAGGGTTATTGCCTATCTGGTGGATCGCTTCGGTCGTGACTTGGGCACTACTGTTCAGCCTGGCACTCTAAAGCGAGCGTTCGCCACCTCCAGATGGTTGTTTGTCTTCGACGGGTTAGATGAAGTACCTGGTGACGTGAAGGACGCAGTTGCGAATGAAGTAGTACATTTTGTTGATGATACTCTCGTTGCTTGCGGGACCGACGCGGCAATCGTCTGTACATCTCGGCCACAAGGCTATTCTGGGCAATTTGCCAGCTTGGGAGGCGCCACAGTAGAACTAGCCACCTTGACACCTGAACAGGCGTTGAAGTGCGCTACTCCTTTATTGAAGATTGGTCGTTCACAGACGGATAGCCGGGGATTCATTGAAACTCTACGTGAAGCGCTAAAGTCTCCTGCCATCGCAGAAATCATGACCACTCCGTTGCAAGCGCATATTATGGCAGTCGTTGTGCGAGATGGTGGGCGCCCCCCAGAGCGCCGATGGAAGCTCTTTAACACATTTTATGAAATCATTAAGAAGCGAGAGGCTAACCGAAATCTACCTGATAAAAACCTTGCGACTCTGCTGCGAGAAGGCGACAAGTTACTTCGCGCTCTTCATAACCGGCTGGGTTTCGAACTTCATGCTCGCGCGGAAACGAGTGAAGGAGCGACCACGGCGATCAGACGCGATACATTGAAATTAATCGTATCTGAAACTGTAACAAAATTGCAGGACAAGGACGTCAAAAGCACAGTGTCAACACTGATGAAGGCGACCACGGAGCGCCTCGTATTAGTTAACACTCCCGAAAACGGTGAATTTGTTCGCTTTGATATTAGACCGCTTCAGGAGTTTTTTGCGGCCGAATTTTTATACCGTGACGGCAAGGCGGAGCATTTCCACAGCCGTCTTGAAGCAATAGCTGCCGATGCACATTGGCGCGAAGTTATGCATTTCCTCATAAGCGCACTCGTTGAGAACGGCAGAAACAATGAACTCCTAGTAGCAACCAGCGTCCTTGAAAGTATAGATTCTGGAGAAGGGCCCAGTCGCGCCTTTAATCGTCGGCTAGCGAAGGGCGCTAAAATTGCGGCAAGACTATTAGTTGAAGGCGTGTTGGAAGAAGATAAACAAATTCGATCTCGGTTTCTCAACGCCATAATACCAATGGCAGGGCAAAGCTTTCCATCAGAGTTATTAACGAGAAAGCCGCAACGCCATTCGCTTGCTTGGCTTCAGGACGCAATGCTAACCGCGATTCGAGAACAAACGCCAGCCGAAACGATTGGCGCGGCAATCTGCTTGGGTCGCATCCTCCCTGACAAAGACAAAAGGAGTAGAGAAGTATCGAATTTTATTGAGGGAGCGGGCAGCTCTTATGTAGCATATTTTTTGTATGCTCTGGATCAAAACAAAACAGATTATACGAAGCTCAGCCGCTGGGTCTGCGCCATTGCCGTTAGATTTCTAATGTCTGATAAATGGTTGACTTTTCCCTCAGAGGTAATCGCCGCAGCTTCGCATATTGCTGCCTCTCAAATCAAGACACTTCGTGACGAATTGAACCTCTCCCATTCTTCGTCTCTTGCGAATGTTATCGGCGCCGCTCTTTGGTCCAGCTCTCCTACCCGCAGGCACAGAACCACCTCACTGGAGGTAGTATACGGCATTGTGGAAATGCACTTGGAGCCCGTCGCCACTGAATTAGAGTATGAGAAATGGCCGGACGAAATCTGGAGTAATTTCAAAACTCTCCCAGGCCTATTCTCGGCACTATACCATGCTTTCGAACTTCTTCGGACTAGATCAATCGAAAGCAAAGAAAATTTTTTAAATAGCATCGGCCGGAGCTACTCTAATTTTTCCTTAATCCCGTATCCAATTAAAAATTTCTTCCGTGAAAACCTTGCATATAAGCAACCTGGCGACTCCGACGAAATAAATTTATTAATAGAATCCCACAAACCTGGCTGGGAAAGATACGGCATGACATTTACCCAAGGAGATAATATTGACGTTATAGGGATCGCCCAAGAATTCCCCACGCTTTTCTTCCATCTCTTCAATGACGAAGATTACAAAGATTCTTTCTTGAAATTTAGCAATCACGAGGCATTTCCACCTGCGTTAACAAAATCGATCACCGCAAGCGCCTCCCATGATGTGATCTATACTTGGCGATGCCTGAAAGCACATCCCGCCTTGAATACAACTGAAAATTGCAATTTGATCCTAACTACAGCATGCGGCCCTGTAATTCGCCACAAGTACAGAAATAGCCTACGCCCGATCAAAATTAACCTTCCAGCTGAGACTGTTCTTTTACCCCATGTAGTTGGGATGATGATGGATGCGATCGAGACTGAGAATAAGCCGGCGTATTTGATCAAAGAACATAATCGCTTGAGCTTACACACGTGGACCGAGCAGTTCGCCCCAAGTGCTAGCGATCTCAAAAAAGTGTTTTCAGACCATAAGCGACCGGCACATATTCGCTTCGCGGCGCTGGCATTATACCACTTTCATCCCAAACGCGACACGATGGACAACTATGAACTTTTCGTTCAGTTGTATGATCCAGCTCATTCGACGTGGATGCTTCCAGCGATTGCATACGCACTTTTTGATCAAATCCAGAGGAAGGATGCGAAGGCAATTTCCGCGTTCGGTACGTTGCTTGAACGATCGGCGGATGATTACTTCGGAAGGGCTGCACTAGCGTCCCCTTTTAAAGCTTGGATAGAATCATCTGGCTCGCCGGTGACCAGTTCACAAATGGCTTGGGTCGACTGA